The following coding sequences are from one uncultured Bacteroides sp. window:
- a CDS encoding lysylphosphatidylglycerol synthase transmembrane domain-containing protein: MNSKFRNIFLCFGILAVIIMLFSFDMKYDELWNNLKRAGAYLPLVLVLWLIIYFVNAASWFLIIKDGKRSPISFLKVYKFTISGFALNYVTPVGLMGGEPYRIMELTPYLGVERATSSVILFVMMHISSHFCFWLTSVFIYVLLFPVGWFMAIVLGLITTLCLLLIILFIKGYRHGMAVAFVRLCSKIPYLKKHAVHFADKHKDKLETIDQQIALMHKQRKSTFYGALSLEFVARVASCVEVWLIMNILTTDVSFVDCVLIVAFSSLLANLFFFMPMQLGGREGGFALAVGGLSLSGAYGVYTALITRVREMFWIVVGLALMKVGNKKKSNIDDSR; encoded by the coding sequence ATGAATAGTAAATTTCGTAACATATTCCTCTGTTTTGGTATTTTGGCAGTAATTATCATGCTTTTTTCATTTGATATGAAGTATGATGAATTGTGGAATAACTTAAAGAGGGCAGGAGCTTATCTGCCTCTTGTATTGGTGTTGTGGCTCATTATTTACTTTGTGAATGCGGCTTCATGGTTCCTTATTATTAAAGATGGTAAGCGCAGTCCGATTTCTTTCTTGAAAGTCTATAAATTTACTATATCCGGGTTTGCGCTCAACTATGTTACTCCTGTGGGGTTGATGGGTGGAGAACCATATCGTATTATGGAATTGACGCCTTATTTGGGAGTGGAACGTGCTACCTCTTCCGTCATCCTTTTCGTCATGATGCACATCTCTTCTCATTTTTGTTTTTGGCTTACTTCAGTATTTATTTATGTATTGTTGTTTCCTGTTGGCTGGTTTATGGCGATTGTGTTGGGGCTTATCACTACTCTATGCCTGTTGCTGATCATCCTTTTTATAAAAGGTTATCGTCACGGAATGGCTGTAGCGTTTGTGCGCTTGTGTAGTAAAATACCCTATTTGAAAAAGCATGCTGTTCACTTTGCTGATAAGCATAAAGATAAACTTGAAACGATAGATCAACAAATTGCTTTGATGCATAAACAGAGAAAGAGTACCTTTTATGGTGCTTTATCTTTGGAGTTTGTAGCTCGTGTTGCTTCTTGTGTAGAGGTTTGGCTGATCATGAATATCTTGACTACCGATGTTAGTTTTGTAGATTGTGTGTTGATTGTTGCTTTCTCCTCCTTATTGGCTAATCTTTTCTTCTTTATGCCAATGCAGCTTGGGGGACGTGAAGGCGGTTTTGCTTTGGCGGTTGGCGGTCTTTCTCTTTCGGGAGCATACGGCGTTTATACGGCATTGATCACTCGGGTAAGAGAGATGTTTTGGATTGTAGTGGGACTTGCTCTCATGAAAGTTGGTAATAAAAAAAAGAGTAATATAGATGATAGCAGATAA
- a CDS encoding NAD(P)-dependent oxidoreductase: MKRKKIVLIGASGFVGSAILNEALNRGHEVTAVVRNPEKIKTEHANLIVKKADISSEETVKLITTGADAVISAYNPGWTNPNIYKDTLKNYSSILNGTKAAGVKRLLCVGGAGTLFVEPGLRLMDTGVLPEAIMPGVKSLAEFYLNTLCSEKGIDWVFFSPAGNIAPGERTGKFRLGKDDLIVDAEGKSNISVEDYAVAMIDELERPSYHQERFTIGY, translated from the coding sequence ATGAAAAGAAAAAAAATTGTATTAATCGGAGCAAGCGGCTTCGTTGGTTCAGCGATTCTTAATGAAGCGTTGAACAGGGGACATGAGGTAACAGCAGTCGTGCGTAATCCCGAAAAAATAAAAACAGAGCATGCTAATCTGATCGTCAAAAAAGCTGATATATCGTCAGAAGAAACGGTAAAACTTATCACCACAGGAGCAGACGCAGTAATCAGTGCCTACAACCCCGGATGGACAAACCCTAATATTTATAAAGATACATTAAAGAACTACTCCAGTATACTCAACGGCACGAAGGCAGCCGGAGTAAAAAGATTGCTTTGCGTAGGAGGAGCAGGTACTCTCTTCGTCGAACCGGGCCTTCGCTTAATGGATACAGGTGTTCTACCCGAGGCAATTATGCCTGGAGTCAAATCTTTGGCAGAATTTTACCTAAATACACTTTGTTCGGAAAAAGGTATTGATTGGGTTTTCTTCTCTCCTGCAGGCAATATTGCCCCTGGAGAGCGTACCGGAAAATTTCGTTTGGGCAAAGATGACTTAATTGTGGATGCCGAGGGAAAAAGCAACATTTCAGTAGAAGACTATGCCGTTGCTATGATCGACGAATTAGAAAGACCAAGCTATCACCAAGAACGTTTTACCATCGGCTATTAA
- a CDS encoding inositol-3-phosphate synthase — protein sequence MKQEIQPANGRLGILVVGLGGAVASTFVVGSLAVRKGLAKPIGSITQLATMRLGKRNENRFPKIKDVVPLADLNDLVFGGWDIFKEDVYAAAQHAEVLQQKDLDGVKEELQAIKPMPAAFDQNWVKRLHGTHVKSATSRWDLTEQIRKDIRDFKAANNCERVVVIWAASTEIYLPLCDEHNSLAAFEKAMKDDLTEKIAPSMCYAYAAVAEGAPFIMGAPNLCLDMPAMWELSAEKNVPICGKDFKTGQTMMKTVLAPMLKTRMLGLDGWFSTNILGNRDGEVLDDPDSFKTKEVSKLSVIDTILQPELYPELYGNIYHKVRINYYPPRKDNKEGWDNIDIVGWMGYPMQLKVDFLCRDSILAAPLVLDLVLFTDLAQRAGMSGIQSWLSFYFKSPMHDFEHIPEHDLFIQYTKLKNTLRKMIGEDTLDYLD from the coding sequence ATGAAACAGGAAATTCAACCGGCTAATGGTCGGTTAGGGATATTGGTTGTTGGGTTAGGAGGCGCAGTAGCTTCCACTTTTGTAGTAGGAAGTTTAGCAGTTCGTAAAGGTCTTGCGAAACCTATTGGATCTATAACTCAGTTAGCGACTATGCGTTTAGGCAAAAGAAACGAAAACCGCTTTCCAAAAATTAAAGATGTAGTGCCATTGGCTGATCTTAATGATTTAGTGTTTGGTGGATGGGATATCTTTAAAGAAGATGTTTATGCGGCTGCTCAGCATGCTGAAGTTCTTCAACAGAAAGATTTGGATGGTGTTAAAGAAGAGTTGCAAGCTATTAAACCAATGCCTGCCGCATTTGACCAAAACTGGGTGAAACGCCTTCACGGAACACATGTAAAATCAGCTACTAGCCGTTGGGATTTGACTGAACAAATTCGTAAAGATATACGTGACTTTAAAGCCGCTAACAATTGCGAACGCGTGGTTGTGATTTGGGCTGCAAGTACTGAAATATATTTGCCACTGTGTGATGAACACAACTCTCTTGCTGCTTTTGAAAAAGCAATGAAAGATGATCTTACTGAAAAGATTGCTCCAAGTATGTGTTATGCTTATGCAGCTGTGGCTGAAGGTGCACCTTTTATTATGGGAGCTCCTAACCTTTGTTTGGATATGCCTGCTATGTGGGAACTTTCTGCTGAGAAAAATGTTCCTATCTGTGGTAAAGATTTTAAAACAGGTCAGACAATGATGAAAACAGTTCTTGCACCGATGTTGAAAACTCGTATGCTTGGATTAGATGGTTGGTTCTCTACTAATATTCTTGGAAACAGAGATGGTGAAGTATTAGATGATCCTGATTCATTCAAAACGAAAGAGGTTAGTAAGCTGTCTGTAATAGATACTATTCTTCAGCCAGAACTTTATCCTGAACTTTACGGTAACATTTATCATAAAGTACGTATTAATTATTATCCTCCTCGTAAGGACAATAAAGAAGGTTGGGATAATATTGATATCGTAGGCTGGATGGGTTATCCAATGCAATTAAAAGTGGATTTCCTTTGTCGCGACTCTATCTTGGCTGCTCCTTTGGTACTTGATCTTGTTTTATTTACTGATTTGGCTCAACGTGCTGGTATGTCAGGAATCCAGAGTTGGCTTTCATTCTACTTTAAAAGTCCTATGCATGACTTTGAACACATTCCCGAACATGATTTATTCATCCAGTATACTAAATTAAAAAATACTCTTCGCAAAATGATTGGTGAAGACACATTAGATTATCTAGATTGA
- a CDS encoding thioredoxin domain-containing protein, whose amino-acid sequence MKRSFITLILAAIAGLSFAAQHQVKENKKGDNGGEVVAMNKANFINKVCDFENSSEWKYKGDKPAIIDLYADWCGPCRMIAPIMKNLAKEYNGKVYFYKVNVDREREIASYFQATSIPLVVYIPVKGEPRLFRGAADKASYKKAIDQFLLKANK is encoded by the coding sequence ATGAAAAGATCATTTATCACTCTTATACTTGCTGCCATCGCTGGTTTATCTTTTGCTGCTCAACATCAGGTAAAGGAGAACAAGAAAGGAGACAATGGTGGAGAAGTTGTTGCTATGAACAAAGCAAACTTTATCAATAAAGTATGCGACTTTGAAAATTCTTCTGAATGGAAGTACAAAGGTGACAAACCGGCTATTATCGATCTATATGCGGACTGGTGCGGACCTTGCAGAATGATTGCTCCTATCATGAAGAATCTCGCTAAAGAGTACAATGGGAAAGTTTATTTCTACAAGGTTAATGTGGATAGGGAAAGAGAAATAGCTTCATATTTTCAAGCTACCAGCATCCCTCTCGTGGTTTATATTCCTGTCAAAGGAGAACCAAGACTATTTAGAGGTGCCGCTGATAAGGCAAGTTATAAAAAGGCTATTGATCAATTCTTATTAAAAGCTAATAAATAA
- a CDS encoding helix-turn-helix domain-containing protein, translating to MKELPEEYAFCPIRHVVNQFGDKWSMLILYVLDTKGTLRFSEIQKEMVDISQKMLSSTLKRLEINHLIHREVYPVVPPRVEYSLTEVGQSLMPHITSLTTWANEHFGIFQHVE from the coding sequence ATGAAAGAACTTCCGGAAGAATATGCTTTTTGCCCTATCAGGCATGTTGTTAATCAATTTGGGGATAAATGGTCAATGTTGATTTTGTATGTTTTGGATACTAAAGGAACTTTACGCTTTAGCGAGATACAGAAGGAGATGGTAGACATTTCTCAAAAGATGCTTTCGTCTACTTTGAAACGATTAGAAATTAACCATTTGATTCATCGTGAAGTATATCCTGTGGTACCTCCCCGTGTGGAATATTCGCTAACAGAAGTAGGGCAGTCATTGATGCCTCACATTACAAGTCTTACGACATGGGCCAATGAACATTTCGGCATTTTTCAGCATGTGGAGTAG
- a CDS encoding HAD family hydrolase translates to MIADNLMKIKALAFDFGGTLDSPFMHWLDIYLMVYVDQLKLPVTRETFYDSYVYAERQMEALQLVQPNHSLLETQLFKTHLQVSNLIERGVIAATEENREDLSFKVASAVTAFSQDYVLRNAPVLRELAKHYTLLLVSNYYGNIKKVVTSLNIADYFLSITDSTIEGVRKPDPKLWEIAITRAGFKPEEVIVIGDSTKNDILPALSLGCSTIQGYPENILPEKIDTSRDFIYSLGELIPLLLD, encoded by the coding sequence ATGATAGCAGATAATTTAATGAAGATAAAAGCTTTAGCTTTTGACTTTGGTGGAACTCTTGATTCCCCGTTTATGCATTGGTTAGACATATACTTGATGGTTTATGTGGATCAATTAAAATTGCCTGTGACACGTGAGACTTTTTATGACTCTTATGTGTATGCTGAACGGCAGATGGAGGCGTTACAATTGGTACAACCCAATCACTCTTTACTTGAAACGCAACTTTTTAAAACTCATCTGCAAGTTTCAAATCTTATTGAACGGGGAGTCATAGCCGCTACTGAAGAAAATAGAGAAGATCTTTCGTTTAAAGTAGCTTCTGCCGTAACAGCCTTTTCACAAGATTATGTGCTACGCAACGCACCGGTGCTTAGAGAATTGGCTAAACACTACACTTTGTTGTTGGTTTCTAATTACTATGGCAATATAAAAAAGGTGGTTACTAGCCTCAATATAGCTGATTATTTTCTTTCTATTACTGACTCTACCATTGAAGGAGTGCGCAAACCTGATCCTAAATTATGGGAGATTGCAATTACCCGTGCCGGCTTTAAGCCCGAAGAGGTTATTGTTATCGGAGATTCCACAAAGAACGATATTCTTCCTGCTTTAAGCTTGGGGTGCTCTACGATACAAGGATATCCGGAGAACATTCTTCCGGAAAAGATAGATACTAGCAGAGACTTTATCTATTCATTAGGAGAATTGATTCCTCTTCTGCTTGATTAA
- the trxA gene encoding thioredoxin, protein MEKLEALIKSKSPVLVDFFAEWCGPCKTMKPILEEVKGQIGEKARIVKIDVDKSEGIAEKYHIQAVPTFILFKNGESLWRHSGIIQSAELKEVIEQYT, encoded by the coding sequence ATGGAAAAATTAGAAGCATTAATAAAATCAAAAAGCCCCGTTCTTGTTGATTTTTTCGCTGAATGGTGCGGACCTTGCAAAACAATGAAACCGATTCTTGAAGAAGTAAAAGGACAGATAGGAGAAAAAGCTCGCATCGTAAAGATCGATGTAGACAAGTCTGAAGGTATAGCTGAGAAATATCACATACAGGCCGTACCGACCTTTATCTTATTTAAAAACGGAGAATCGCTTTGGAGACACTCGGGTATCATACAGAGTGCAGAGTTAAAAGAAGTTATTGAACAATACACCTAA
- a CDS encoding UDP-2,3-diacylglucosamine diphosphatase has translation MHLRTYYPTVVLSDIHLGSPHSKTEEVTTFLQSINCDRLILNGDIIDGWHLKKSGLHKWKSKHTDFFKVIMKMMENFGTEVIYVRGNHDDFLDNLAPLNFYNVRIVKDCTYESHGRRYYVTHGDVFDSVTTQMKWLAMLGDSGYSFLLWLNRIYNARRMKQGKPYYSLSQSIKNKVKSAVSYICNYETELVRLARSKKCDGVICGHIHHPANTYLEGIHYLNSGDWVETLSALTEDEDGNWTVRYFNEMLLSHPKEEDKQPLQITIAS, from the coding sequence ATGCATTTACGCACTTATTATCCTACAGTAGTTCTTTCAGATATCCATTTAGGATCTCCTCATTCAAAAACAGAAGAGGTAACTACTTTCCTTCAATCTATAAATTGTGACCGATTGATACTCAATGGGGATATTATAGATGGTTGGCATCTGAAGAAAAGCGGTTTGCACAAATGGAAATCTAAACATACTGATTTTTTTAAGGTTATCATGAAGATGATGGAAAATTTTGGTACGGAAGTCATTTATGTACGTGGTAATCACGATGATTTCTTAGATAACCTGGCTCCACTGAATTTCTATAATGTGAGAATCGTGAAAGACTGTACCTATGAAAGCCATGGAAGACGTTATTATGTTACTCATGGTGACGTTTTTGATAGTGTTACGACACAGATGAAATGGCTAGCTATGTTGGGAGATAGCGGATATTCTTTTTTGTTATGGCTCAACAGAATTTATAATGCTCGCCGAATGAAGCAAGGGAAACCTTATTATTCACTTTCTCAGTCTATTAAGAATAAAGTGAAATCGGCGGTTTCTTATATATGTAATTATGAAACGGAACTCGTTCGTCTGGCTCGTTCTAAAAAGTGCGATGGGGTGATTTGTGGACATATCCATCATCCTGCCAATACTTATTTGGAAGGCATTCATTATCTGAACTCTGGTGATTGGGTGGAAACACTTTCTGCGTTGACTGAAGATGAAGATGGAAACTGGACAGTACGTTATTTTAATGAAATGCTCCTTAGTCATCCTAAGGAGGAGGATAAGCAACCTTTGCAAATAACGATAGCATCATGA
- a CDS encoding glycosyltransferase family protein — MKFLFVVQGEGRGHFTQAITLEEMLLRNGHEVVEVLVGKSSSRTLPGFFNRTIKAPVKRFISPNFLPTQANKRACLKKSLAYNMLRVPEYLRSMHYINQRIKDTGAEVVINFYELLTGLTYLLFRPSVPYICIGHQYLFLHKDFEFPRKSPAQLSMLRFFTRLTSMGAAKRLALSFVEMEDDSESRVIVVPPLLRREVTSLQPEQENYIHGYMVNSGFSDSVHEFHHLHPRVPLHFFWDKSGADEVTEIDENLHFHQIDDVKFLNYMSACKAYASTAGFESICEAMYLGKPVLMVPAHIEQDCNAYDAQRAGAGVVADGFDIETLLRFSEDEYKPNTTFLYWARSSERLIINELETLTEIESSVFTLPNFTKYLSI, encoded by the coding sequence ATGAAATTTTTGTTTGTTGTGCAAGGAGAGGGTAGAGGGCATTTTACCCAAGCCATCACGTTGGAAGAGATGTTGTTACGCAACGGACACGAGGTAGTGGAAGTATTGGTGGGCAAAAGCTCTTCGAGAACCTTACCCGGCTTTTTTAACCGTACGATAAAGGCGCCGGTAAAGCGGTTTATCAGTCCTAATTTCTTGCCTACGCAAGCTAATAAACGTGCCTGCTTGAAAAAAAGCTTGGCTTACAACATGCTCCGTGTACCGGAGTATCTTCGGAGCATGCATTATATTAATCAAAGAATTAAAGATACAGGGGCGGAAGTGGTTATTAACTTCTACGAACTATTAACTGGGCTCACATACCTTCTTTTTCGCCCTTCCGTCCCTTATATTTGTATTGGTCATCAATATCTCTTTTTACATAAAGATTTTGAATTCCCCCGAAAAAGTCCGGCTCAACTGTCTATGCTCCGTTTTTTTACTCGCTTGACCTCTATGGGAGCTGCAAAGCGTTTAGCCCTTTCATTTGTCGAGATGGAGGACGATTCTGAGAGCAGAGTAATTGTTGTACCACCTTTGCTTCGCAGGGAAGTTACTTCTTTGCAGCCCGAACAAGAAAATTATATTCACGGTTATATGGTCAATTCGGGCTTTTCCGACAGTGTTCATGAATTTCATCATTTGCATCCGAGGGTGCCTTTACATTTCTTTTGGGATAAATCAGGAGCTGATGAGGTGACAGAGATAGATGAGAATTTACACTTTCATCAAATTGATGATGTGAAATTCTTGAATTATATGTCTGCTTGTAAGGCTTATGCCAGCACAGCTGGTTTTGAATCTATTTGTGAAGCAATGTATCTAGGCAAACCGGTACTAATGGTTCCGGCGCATATTGAGCAAGATTGCAATGCTTACGATGCTCAGAGAGCCGGAGCAGGAGTTGTGGCGGATGGGTTTGATATCGAAACCTTGCTACGTTTTTCTGAGGATGAATATAAACCAAATACTACATTCTTGTATTGGGCTCGCAGTAGCGAACGTTTGATCATTAATGAGCTTGAAACGTTGACAGAGATAGAATCATCTGTTTTCACATTACCTAATTTTACTAAATATTTATCAATATGA
- a CDS encoding sugar phosphate nucleotidyltransferase has translation MEYAIIAAGQGSRLVADGVETSKPLLPLNGVAMIDRLIAIFLDNNAESISIIINEEMVDVRTHLENLKLPVPLHLLIKTTPDSLHSFYELASLIPNRQKLCLTTIDPIFSPLEFSAYIRSFESDEKHDALMAVTDYIDDEKPLYVKTNDDLTITDFLDESYEGFRYVSGGVYCLNSKVISLLQTAIESGVSRMRNFQRQIVYSGLKVHAYPFSKIIDVDHASDILKAELFLKRVENK, from the coding sequence ATGGAATATGCTATAATTGCAGCTGGACAGGGGTCAAGGCTTGTTGCTGATGGGGTGGAGACCTCAAAACCTTTGTTGCCTTTAAATGGCGTGGCGATGATTGATCGCTTAATTGCTATTTTTTTAGATAATAATGCAGAATCAATAAGCATTATCATCAATGAGGAAATGGTTGATGTGCGGACTCATTTAGAAAATTTGAAACTTCCTGTACCGTTGCATTTATTAATTAAAACAACTCCTGATTCTTTACATAGTTTTTACGAACTTGCATCTCTTATTCCCAACAGACAGAAGTTATGTCTTACAACAATTGATCCTATTTTTTCTCCATTGGAATTTTCTGCTTATATTCGCAGTTTTGAAAGTGATGAAAAACACGATGCACTGATGGCAGTGACAGATTATATTGATGATGAGAAACCTCTGTATGTAAAAACAAATGATGATTTGACAATAACAGACTTTCTGGATGAGTCCTATGAAGGTTTTCGTTATGTGTCGGGTGGTGTTTATTGTTTGAATAGCAAGGTCATTTCTTTGCTTCAAACGGCTATTGAATCAGGTGTTTCGCGTATGCGCAACTTCCAACGTCAGATTGTTTATTCGGGGCTGAAGGTGCATGCTTATCCTTTCTCTAAAATCATTGATGTAGATCATGCAAGTGACATTCTTAAAGCAGAGTTGTTTTTAAAAAGAGTAGAAAATAAATAA
- a CDS encoding S46 family peptidase, translating to MKKIVLTLILSLSLPLLTKADEGMWMLTDLKQQNAVAMRELGLEIPIDQIYNPTGISLKDAVVHFGRGCTAEVISSEGLVLTNHHCGYGAIQQQSSVEHDYLTDGFWAMSHSEELPCKDLTITFIDKILDVTKYVTEQLKIDEDPNGTNYLSPKYLTKVADRFAKKEGIIITPATKLELKAFYGGNKYYLFVKTVYSDIRMVGAPPSSIGKFGADTDNWMWPRHTGDFSLFRIYADKNGKPAPYSKDNVPLQVKKHLTISLAGVQEGDFTFIMGFPGRNWRYMISDEVKERMQTTNFMRHHVREVRQEVLMTQMQKDPAVRIHYASKYASSANYWKNAIGMNEGLVRLKVLDTKRAQEEKLLALGKAKGDDSYQKAFDEIRSIVAQRHDAMYHQQAIGEALIKALDFMKIPSTSALFEALKSKESSKIQAATEKLKKEANQYFAFVPFPKIEELVGKKMLQTYANYIPEEQRISIFKTIAKRYKGNSAAFIEDCFSSSIFGSKKNFDKFIKHPSAKKLKKDPMVLFKKSINEGLYQTQLAMKEANKNYDAAHKVWVKGIMDMKLAEGKPIYPDANSTLRLTYGKVRSYEQADGIEYNYYTTLRGVMEKEDPTNWEFVVPAKLKELYQNKDFGRYAMKDGKMPVCFIVDTDNTGGNSGSPVFNAKGQLIGAGFDRNYEGLTGDIAFRPSSQRAICVDIRYVLFIIDKYAGASNIIKELTISE from the coding sequence ATGAAGAAAATTGTACTTACTCTGATACTTTCTCTCTCGCTCCCACTCTTGACGAAAGCCGATGAAGGCATGTGGATGCTAACCGACCTGAAACAACAGAATGCGGTAGCTATGAGGGAGTTGGGACTAGAGATTCCAATTGATCAGATATATAATCCCACGGGCATCTCTTTGAAAGATGCCGTGGTTCATTTTGGTAGAGGATGTACTGCTGAAGTTATTTCATCGGAAGGACTCGTACTAACTAATCATCACTGTGGATACGGAGCTATACAGCAGCAAAGTAGTGTGGAACACGACTATCTTACCGATGGCTTCTGGGCCATGAGCCATAGCGAAGAGCTACCTTGCAAGGATCTCACCATTACTTTTATTGATAAAATTCTAGATGTTACTAAGTATGTAACTGAACAATTAAAGATAGATGAGGACCCTAACGGCACTAACTATCTTTCGCCTAAATATCTAACGAAAGTAGCCGACCGCTTTGCAAAAAAAGAAGGAATAATAATTACTCCTGCCACCAAACTAGAGTTAAAAGCTTTTTATGGCGGAAACAAATACTATTTATTTGTCAAAACAGTATATAGTGACATTCGTATGGTGGGAGCACCTCCTTCTTCAATAGGTAAATTTGGTGCCGATACCGATAATTGGATGTGGCCCAGACATACAGGTGACTTCTCTCTGTTTCGCATTTACGCAGACAAGAACGGTAAGCCAGCTCCTTACTCTAAAGATAACGTACCTCTTCAGGTAAAGAAGCATCTTACTATCAGTTTGGCTGGTGTACAAGAGGGAGATTTTACTTTCATCATGGGATTTCCTGGACGCAACTGGCGATATATGATTTCTGATGAAGTAAAAGAACGCATGCAGACCACAAACTTTATGCGCCATCACGTGCGTGAAGTGAGACAGGAAGTGTTAATGACGCAAATGCAGAAAGATCCTGCCGTACGTATTCATTACGCAAGCAAATATGCTTCTTCGGCAAATTATTGGAAAAATGCCATCGGAATGAACGAAGGACTTGTTCGCCTAAAAGTTCTTGACACCAAACGTGCTCAGGAAGAAAAGTTACTAGCTTTAGGAAAAGCAAAAGGAGATGATTCTTATCAAAAAGCATTTGATGAAATACGTTCTATCGTAGCTCAACGGCATGATGCAATGTATCATCAACAAGCCATTGGTGAAGCTCTCATCAAAGCGCTCGATTTTATGAAGATCCCTTCAACCTCTGCTCTATTTGAAGCATTAAAAAGCAAGGAATCTTCTAAAATCCAAGCCGCAACAGAAAAGTTAAAAAAAGAGGCTAATCAATATTTCGCTTTTGTGCCATTCCCTAAGATCGAAGAATTAGTTGGCAAAAAGATGTTGCAAACTTACGCCAATTACATTCCCGAAGAACAACGCATCAGTATTTTTAAAACCATTGCTAAGCGTTACAAAGGTAACAGTGCAGCTTTCATTGAGGATTGTTTTTCTTCTTCCATCTTCGGTTCAAAAAAGAACTTCGATAAATTCATTAAGCATCCTTCTGCTAAGAAGCTTAAAAAAGATCCAATGGTACTTTTCAAAAAATCGATAAATGAAGGCTTGTATCAAACGCAACTAGCGATGAAAGAAGCAAATAAGAACTACGACGCTGCTCATAAAGTATGGGTCAAAGGAATAATGGATATGAAACTTGCGGAAGGGAAACCTATTTATCCGGATGCCAACTCAACACTGAGACTAACTTACGGAAAGGTACGCTCTTACGAACAGGCTGACGGAATTGAATATAACTACTATACCACCTTACGAGGGGTGATGGAGAAAGAAGATCCCACTAACTGGGAATTTGTAGTTCCCGCCAAGTTAAAAGAATTATATCAAAACAAAGATTTCGGCAGATACGCTATGAAAGATGGTAAAATGCCCGTTTGTTTTATTGTCGATACAGATAATACCGGAGGAAACTCAGGAAGTCCCGTATTCAATGCCAAAGGTCAACTAATAGGGGCTGGATTCGACCGTAATTACGAAGGGCTGACCGGAGACATTGCTTTCCGTCCCTCTTCTCAACGTGCCATTTGCGTAGACATTCGTTACGTATTATTTATCATTGATAAATATGCAGGCGCATCCAACATAATCAAAGAATTGACTATTTCTGAATAG
- a CDS encoding CDP-alcohol phosphatidyltransferase family protein, translating into MVSNINKNKLSVEASLKSADTEEYIDLVFYRPVGYRWALLFNKMSISPNQVTIFSIFLGVAAGVMFYFNDLWYNILGMCLLIWANMYDSADGQLARLTGQKSELGRILDGVSGDFWFISIYAAICLRLTPDYSWYIWGLAALTGFFHSKQAAMADYYRNIHLFFLKGKAGSELDNSKQQRALYRSTPWKGNRVKRVFLWFYGNYTESQERFSPCFQQFFITLKEKYGENIPENLRQEFREASLPLMKYTNILSFNTRVIALFISLFIGMPWVYFVFELTVLNSLLVYMVVRHESLSCRLYKKILANEYE; encoded by the coding sequence ATCGTGAGTAATATAAATAAGAATAAACTTTCTGTTGAGGCATCACTGAAATCAGCTGATACGGAAGAGTATATTGATTTGGTTTTTTATCGTCCGGTGGGTTATCGTTGGGCATTGCTTTTTAATAAGATGAGTATTTCACCTAATCAGGTAACAATTTTCTCTATCTTTTTGGGAGTTGCTGCTGGAGTAATGTTCTACTTTAATGATCTTTGGTATAATATTTTAGGAATGTGCTTGTTGATTTGGGCTAACATGTATGATAGTGCTGACGGTCAATTAGCTCGGTTAACTGGGCAAAAGTCTGAGTTGGGCCGTATTCTTGATGGTGTGTCTGGTGACTTTTGGTTTATCTCTATTTATGCAGCTATTTGCTTGAGATTGACACCGGATTATTCATGGTATATATGGGGATTGGCGGCTTTGACTGGCTTTTTTCATAGCAAACAAGCTGCGATGGCTGATTACTATCGTAATATTCACCTTTTCTTTCTTAAAGGTAAGGCTGGTAGTGAATTGGATAATTCCAAACAACAACGAGCTTTGTATCGGTCGACTCCTTGGAAGGGGAATCGTGTGAAAAGAGTCTTTTTGTGGTTTTATGGTAATTATACGGAATCTCAGGAAAGGTTTTCTCCTTGTTTTCAACAGTTTTTTATAACCTTGAAAGAAAAATATGGTGAAAATATACCTGAAAATCTTCGTCAGGAGTTTAGAGAAGCTAGTTTGCCTTTAATGAAATATACTAATATTTTATCTTTCAATACACGCGTAATAGCTCTTTTTATCTCTTTGTTTATAGGGATGCCATGGGTCTATTTTGTTTTTGAATTGACAGTACTTAATTCATTACTTGTTTATATGGTCGTTCGTCATGAATCGTTGAGCTGCCGATTATATAAGAAAATATTGGCGAACGAATATGAATAG